The Carassius carassius chromosome 31, fCarCar2.1, whole genome shotgun sequence genome includes a region encoding these proteins:
- the LOC132111688 gene encoding dihydropyrimidinase-related protein 5-like, translating into MSSSSATVRILIKGGKVVNDDFTQEADVYIENGIIQQVGKELMIPGGAKVIDATGKLVLPGGIDTSVHLNESFMNASTADDFYSGTKAALAGGTTMVIGHVLPEKNESLLDAYEKCRSHADAKACCDYALHVGVTWWGPTVRAQMETLVRERGVNSFQMFMAYKDMYMLRDSELFQALQNCKDIGAVARVHAENGELVAEGAKEALDLGISGPEGIEISRPEELEAEAIHRAITIANRAHCPIYLVNVSSMSAGDVLASAKMQGKVVHGETTTAHAVLNGLQYYHQDWAHAAAFVTVPPLRLDPNTPNYLLSLLGNDTLNVVTSDHRPFTTKQKAVGKDDFTKIPHGVPGVQDRMSVIWERGVVGGKMDENRFVAVTSSNAAKIYNLYPRKGRIIPGADADVVVWDPESTRTISVSTQWQGGDVNLYENLRCHGVPLVTVSRGRVVYENGIFTCAEGSGKFYPLRTFPDYLYKKMVQREKCQAVKGVERAPYNGDVAAVQNSGKKDVGPSDGDMNPRPCTRHGGMRDLHESSFSLSGAQIDDNVPKRASARILAPPGGRSSGIW; encoded by the exons ATGTCTTCCAGCTCAGCAACGGTACGCATTCTGATAAAGGGAGGTAAAGTTGTGAACGATGACTTCACACAAGAAGCAGATGTGTACATCGAGAACGGCATTATCCAGCAAGTGGGCAAGGAGCTGATGATCCCAGGAGGGGCCAAAGTTATCGATGCGACCGGAAAGCTGGTGCTTCCAGGTGGCATAGACACCAGTGTTCACCTGAACGAGAGCTTCATGAACGCCAGCACCGCAGATGACTTCTACAGCGGCACGAAG GCTGCTCTGGCTGGAGGCACCACTATGGTGATTGGTCATGTGCTGCCAGAAAAGAACGAATCATTGCTGGACGCTTATGAAAAGTGCCGCTCTCACGCTGATGCCAAGGCCTGCTGTGACTATGCTCTTCATGTGGGAGTGACCTGGTGGGGACCAACG GTTAGGGCTCAAATGGAGACACTGGTGCGGGAAAGAGGGGTGAACTCCTTCCAGATGTTCATGGCATATAAGGACATGTACATGCTGAGGGACAGCGAGCTGTTTCAGGCCCTGCAGAACTGTAAGGACATCGGTGCTGTGGCCCGCGTCCATGCGGAGAATGGAGAACTGGTTGCGGAG GGTGCCAAAGAAGCGCTGGATCTGGGTATTAGTGGACCAGAGGGCATTGAGATAAGCAGACCTGAGGAG CTGGAAGCAGAGGCCATCCACCGGGCCATTACCATCGCTAACAGA GCCCACTGTCCTATATATCTTGTGAATGTGTCCAGCATGTCAGCAGGGGATGTTTTAGCATCTGCTAAAATGCAGG GGAAAGTGGTGCATGGAGAGACCACCACAGCTCATGCTGTCTTAAACGGGCTGCAGTACTACCACCAGGACTGGGCCCACGCAGCTGCTTTCGTCACTGTGCCACCACTCAGACTTGACCCCAACACACCCAATTACCTGCTCAGCCTTCTGGGAAA TGACACTCTGAACGTCGTGACATCGGACCACCGACCCTTCACCACTAAACAGAAGGCAGTGGGTAAAGATGACTTCACGAAAATCCCTCACGGTGTTCCCGGGGTGCAGGACCGCATGAGCGTCATTTGGGAGCGAGGAGTG GTTGGAGGCAAGATGGATGAGAATCGGTTTGTTGCTGTCACAAGCTCCAATGCTGCAAAGATCTACAACCTTTACCCGAGGAAGGGCAGGATCATCCCTGGAGCCGATGCTGATGTGGTCGTCTGGGATCCAGAATCAACAAG GACCATCTCTGTGTCCACTCAATGGCAGGGTGGTGATGTAAATCTGTACGAGAACCTACGCTGTCACGGCGTCCCGTTGGTAACCGTCAGCCGTGGCCGCGTGGTCTATGAAAATGGCATCTTCACCTGTGCTGAGGGCTCAGGAAAGTTCTACCCTCTCCGAACCTTCCCAGACTACCTGTACAAGAAAATGGTCCAGAGGGAGAAG TGTCAAGCAGTCAAGGGGGTGGAGCGTGCGCCCTACAACGGAGACGTAGCTGCAGTGCAGAATTCAGGGAAGAAGGATGTGGGCCCTTCAGATGGGGACATGAACCCACGACCCTGCACGCGCCACGGGGGAATGAGAGACCTACATGAGTCCAGCTTTAGTTTGTCTG GTGCCCAAATTGATGATAATGTTCCGAAGAGGGCTTCCGCGCGGATCCTAG